The following coding sequences are from one Primulina eburnea isolate SZY01 chromosome 15, ASM2296580v1, whole genome shotgun sequence window:
- the LOC140814878 gene encoding E3 ubiquitin-protein ligase SINAT3-like encodes MESNSIEFPTDTEGYANEDEISDHSPPKPSHGNNPATNVQDLLECPVCTSSMYPPIHQCQNGHTLCSTCKAKVHNKCPTCRHELGDIRCLALEKLAESLELPCKHGSLGCPEIFPYYGKSKHEAICNFRPYSCPYAGSKCSVVGDTESLVTHLRDDHKVDMHSGCTFNHRYVKSNPRDVENATWMLTVFHCFGRYFCLHFEAFQIGTAPVYMAFVRFMGDETEGRSYRYSLEVGGNGRKLMWEGTPRSIRDSHRKVRDCHDGLIIQRNMALSFSGGDKKELRLRVIGRIWKEQSNPDESL; translated from the exons ATGGAGTCCAACAGTATTGAATTCCCAACTGATACCGAAGGTTATGCCAATGAAGATGAAATCTCAGACCACTCTCCTCCGAAACCATCTCATGGTAATAATCCAGCAACAAACGTTCAAGACCTTCTTGAATGCCCTGTCTGCACCAGTTCTATGTACCCTCCTATCCACCAG TGCCAAAACGGGCACACCCTTTGTTCTACCTGTAAAGCAAAGGTTCACAACAAGTGCCCAACTTGTAGACACGAGCTTGGTGATATAAGATGCTTAGCGCTGGAGAAATTGGCCGAATCACTCGAACTTCCTTGCAAGCATGGCTCCCTTGGATGCCCTGAGATCTTCCCTTATTATGGTAAGTCGAAACACGAAGCCATATGTAACTTTCGGCCTTACAGCTGCCCTTACGCCGGATCGAAATGCTCAGTCGTCGGGGATACTGAAAGTCTTGTTACTCACTTGAGAGATGATCACAAGGTCGACATGCATTCCGGCTGCACGTTTAACCATCGCTACGTGAAATCAAATCCTCGAGATGTGGAGAACGCCACATGGATGCTAACT GTTTTTCATTGCTTTGGTCGATATTTCTGTCTACATTTCGAGGCTTTTCAAATCGGGACCGCTCCTGTTTACATGGCGTTTGTTCGTTTCATGGGAGACGAGACGGAGGGGAGGAGCTACCGCTACAGTTTGGAGGTGGGAGGGAATGGTCGGAAGCTTATGTGGGAGGGCACACCTCGCAGCATTAGAGACAGTCACCGAAAGGTACGAGACTGTCACGATGGCCTCATCATACAACGAAACATGGCACTATCTTTTTCTGGAGGAGACAAGAAAGAGCTCAGGCTTCGTGTAATTGGCCGAATTTGGAAAGAACAAAGTAACCCAGATGAATCTTTGTAG
- the LOC140814879 gene encoding uncharacterized protein, producing the protein MNENQYLRRSDRAKPSSGRTNLASCVVATAFLLAIAAAAVAVYFFVFKPKQPVIAVNAVQFPTFSISNGTVNFEFFQYLTVKNPNRDEFSHYDSSLQLVYSGQPVGVVFIPAGRIGGGGSQKISAKFDLQKYPLPSPLKASIGDGSNGIPIGGFTTGTPMEIETRMKLVGKVRVLKVFMHRVMSGVKCEVMIESTRGTVLGFRC; encoded by the coding sequence ATGAATGAGAATCAATATCTTCGTAGATCTGACCGTGCCAAACCCAGCTCTGGCCGTACTAATCTAGCATCATGCGTAGTGGCCACCGCCTTCCTCCTCGCCATCGCCGCCGCCGCCGTAGCAGTCTACTTCTTCGTCTTCAAGCCCAAGCAGCCGGTAATCGCTGTTAACGCCGTTCAGTTCCCGACCTTCTCCATCTCAAACGGCACTGTTAACTTCGAGTTCTTCCAATACCTCACCGTGAAAAATCCTAATCGCGACGAGTTCTCCCACTACGACAGCTCGCTGCAGCTCGTCTACTCCGGCCAGCCTGTGGGAGTCGTTTTCATCCCCGCTGGAAGAATCGGTGGCGGCGGGAGCCAGAAAATATCGGCGAAGTTTGATCTGCAGAAGTATCCATTACCATCGCCGTTGAAGGCTTCGATCGGAGACGGCAGTAACGGAATTCCCATAGGAGGTTTCACGACGGGGACGCCGATGGAGATAGAGACTCGCATGAAGCTGGTAGGCAAAGTTCGGGTGCTGAAGGTGTTCATGCACCGAGTGATGAGCGGAGTAAAGTGTGAGGTCATGATTGAGTCCACGCGTGGGACTGTTTTGGGTTTCCGCTGTTGA
- the LOC140813888 gene encoding phosphatidylinositol 4-kinase gamma 4-like gives MSSAGLVSIIPFREDNMIFSPPQSPQLTPESILIYVAMSGSLVPMCVLESDSIESLKLRIQNCKGIFTRNQKLVCRGRELARSNSLMRDYGVSNGNVLHLVLRLSDLQVITVRTSCGKEFTFHVEKSQDVAYVKRQIAKKQNFEHVEDQDILLNDKLIEDQTLINHLSKDNSDAVIYLLVRKSAKIRATPVGKNFELSIVAPQVNDPRKCGGDSKHDHNLYVPTKTPIRERALEPVIVNPKIQIFPEISDLINSTMNGLDSGKCPIRSSEGTGGAYFMLDSSGTKYLSVFKPTDEEPMAVNNPRGLPLSEDGEGLKKGTRVGEGAIRECAVYLLDHPMSGRRSFTGELRGFAGVPPTVYVKCLHSGFNHPDGVSVKTGSLQMFMENSGSCEDMGPSAFPIQEVHKIAVLDMRMANADRHAGNILVSKGEDSQTVLIPIDHGYCLPYSFEDCTFDWLYWPQARQPFSAETLEYIQSMDAENDIALLKFHGWELPLECARVLRLSTMLLKKGTEKGLTPYAIGSMMCRETVRKESVIEEIIREAWDCVIPGYSEATFLDSVSIIMDSRLEEMV, from the exons ATGTCTTCGGCTGGATTGGTTTCCATTATCCCGTTTCGGGAGGATAATATGATTTTTTCGCCTCCCCAATCCCCTCAACTTACTCCGGAATCTATTTTGATCTATGTTGCTATGTCGGGCTCGCTGGTTCCAATGTGTGTCCTCGAGTCGGATTCCATTGAATCGCTGAAGCTTCGGATTCAAAATTGTAAAGGGATATTCACGAGGAACCAAAAATTGGTTTGTCGAGGTAGGGAATTGGCACGGAGCAATTCCCTTATGAGAGATTATGGCGTGAGCAATGGAAATGTTCTGCATTTGGTCCTCCGCCTGTCTGACCTACAGGTCATTACTGTGAGGACGAGTTGTGGGAAAGAATTCACCTTTCATGTTGAGAAAAGCCAAGATGTTGCTTACGTTAAGCGTCAGATAGCAAAGAAACAAAATTTTGAACATGTTGAGGATCAAGATATCTTGCTTAACGACAAGTTGATTGAGGACCAGACGCTGATAAACCATCTCTCAAAGGATAATTCTGATGCTGTGATTTATTTGCTTGTTCGGAAGTCAGCTAAAATTAGGGCTACCCCGGTGGGTAAGAACTTTGAACTGTCCATTGTAGCACCACAGGTTAATGATCCGAGAAAGTGTGGGGGTGATTCAAAGCATGATCATAATCTTTATGTTCCAACCAAGACCCCCATTAGAGAGAGAGCTCTGGAGCCTGTTATTGTTAACCCAAAGATCCAGATTTTTCCAGAGATTAGTGATTTGATAAATTCTACCATGAATGGTCTGGATAGTGGAAAATGTCCAATTAGGTCATCAGAAGGTACTGGAGGAGCGTACTTTATGTTGGATTCTTCGGGTACCAAATATTTATCGGTTTTCAAGCCAACTGATGAGGAGCCTATGGCTGTGAATAACCCTCGTGGGCTTCCTCTGTCAGAAGATGGTGAAGGATTGAAGAAAGGAACCAGAGTTGGAGAAGGTGCGATCCGGGAGTGTGCTGTCTACTTACTCGATCATCCAATGAGTGGTCGGCGCTCGTTTACAGGAGAGCTCAGGGGATTTGCCGGAGTTCCTCCAACTGTTTATGTCAAGTGCCTTCACAGTGGTTTTAATCATCCTGATGGGGTGTCTGTTAAGACCGGGTCCTTGCAAATGTTCATGGAGAATAGTGGAAGTTGTGAGGATATGGGGCCTAGTGCCTTTCCAATTCAGGAAGTGCACAAGATTGCAGTGTTGGATATGAGGATGGCCAATGCAGATAGGCATGCTGGAAATATATTGGTGAGTAAAGGTGAAGACAGCCAAACTGTGCTAATCCCAATTGATCACGGCTACTGCTTGCCGTATAGT TTTGAAGATTGCACATTTGACTGGCTGTACTGGCCCCAAGCTCGCCAGCCTTTCAGTGCTGAGACCCTAGAGTACATACAATCAATGGATGCAGAAAACGACATCGCCTTGCTCAAATTCCATGGTTGGGAGCTCCCGCTTGAATGTGCTCGCGTGCTACGTTTATCAACCATGCTTCTGAAGAAAGGCACAGAGAAAGGCCTTACTCCATATGCCATAGGAAGCATGATGTGTAGAGAGACGGTGAGGAAAGAGTCTGTCATCGAGGAGATCATCCGAGAAGCTTGGGACTGTGTGATCCCGGGCTATAGTGAAGCTACATTCCTTGATTCGGTGTCCATTATTATGGATAGCCGTCTCGAGGAAATGGTCTAA